GGCGGTAAAACTACTTATGTAACATTGACAGCAGAATTAACAGCAGGTACAGCCAGCAGATCGAAATCTTTTAATGTAAATGTACAGCCTGAAAGTATTGAAGAAATGCTTGAACGGGCAAGTACAAAGGTGTATATTCCAAATGCCGTAAAAATAGGGGAAAAAGTATCTCTTCCTGCTACTGCTAAAGTAAATATATACGGTAAAATACTGGAAATTCCAGTAGAATGGAATAAAAATGACGATGTGGTAACAAATGAAATACAGTTATACAGTGATACTCAGATAGTGGAAATTTTGAAATTCAACGGAAGAACATACAGAAAAACTTATAATATAAAAGTAAGATAAGGAGTCAGTAATGGCGTATAGAACTATTAGTATCGAAGCTAATAATCTGAAAAAGATTTATAAAAAAAGAGAAGTAGTAAAAGATGTAGACCTGATCGTAAAAAAAGGTGAGGTAGTGGGGCTTCTGGGACCAAACGGTGCCGGAAAAACAACAACTTTTTATATGATAACGGGAATAATAAGACCAAATCAAGGGATAGTAAAGTATAACGACGAAAATATAACTGATTATCCCATGTATAAAAGAGCAAGACTCGGACTTGGTTATCTTCCTCAGGAAGCTTCGATATTCAGAAATTTAAGTGTGGAAGAAAATATACTGTCTGTTTTGGAAATGCGCGGCGTTAAGAAAAAAGAGCGTGAGAAAATAAAAGACGGACTTATAGAGGAATTCAAGCTTTCACATGTATCTAAAAACCTTGGATATTCACTATCAGGGGGAGAAAGAAGAAGGGTAGAGATAGCAAGAACTATTTCTACAGATCCTGACTTTATACTTCTTGATGAGCCTTTTGCCGGAGTCGATCCTATTGCCGTGGAAGATATACAAAATATAATTATACACCTGAAAGACAGAGGACTGGGAATATTAATAACAGATCATAACGTAAGGGAAACTCTGAAAATAACAGAAAGAGCTTATATCATGGCTGAAGGAAGAATTTTGATAGGCGGAACAAGTGATGAAATAGCCAATGATGAACTGGCCAAAAAGGTATACTTAGGCGGGAATTTCAAATTAGATTAGTCCCTTATTAATAAAAATAACAGGTTTTATAATATTATTTTGAGTGAGAATAATTTAAATTCAAATAAGACAGATTGTCAGTGTTTTGTTTTTAAAGCTTGGTTAGATCTGAATCTGACAAGAACTGCATGATATAAATAAAATTAAGTAAGTCAAATCACTAGCACCTAAAAGGCACAAGAGATTTTGACACGTTAGTGTTATATAAATTAAAATTAAGTAAGTCAAATCACTAGCACCCAAGTGGCACAAGTGATTTTGACACGATAGTATGAATAAATTTAAATAAAAGTAGTCAAATCACTAGCACCCAAGGGGCACAAGTGATTTCGACACGCAAGTGTTATATAAATTAAAATTAAGTAAGTCAAATCACTAGGAGGAGAAATGACAGGTAACGAAATCAGAAAGAGTTTTATAGATTTTTTCAAATCTAAAGAACATAAATACTTTGAAAGTGCATCTTTAATACCAGATGATAAAACACTCCTGCTTACAGTGGCAGGAATGGTTCCTTTTAAATCTTTTTTTCTCGGAGAAAAAGAAGCACCTTTTAAAAGAATAACAACATATCAAAAATGTATAAGAACAAATGATCTGGAAAATGTAGGAGTAACAACCAGACACCAGACATTCTTTGAAATGCTCGGAAATTTTTCATTTGGAGATTATTTCAAAAAAGAAGCTATATTCTGGTCATGGGAATATATTACAGAAATTTTGAAGTTAGAACCCGAAAAATTATGGGTTTCTGTATATTTAGATGATGATGAAGCCTATAATATATGGAATAAAGATGTAGGAATACCAGAAGAAAGAATAGTAAGACTAGGGGAAGAGGACAACTGGTGGGCAGCAGGACCTATAGGATCATGCGGACCCTGCAGTGAAATATATATAGATCTCGGTGAAAAAATGGGATGCGGAAATCTGGACTGCAAACCAGGATGTGACTGTGACAGATATCTTGAAATTTGGAATCTGGTGTTTACTGAATGGAACAGACTGGAAGACGGATCGCTTATTCCTCTGCCTGAAAAAAATATAGATACAGGAGCAGGGCTGGAAAGAATAGCAGCTGTTATGCAGAAAAAAGCATCGAATTTTGATACAGATCTGTTTATACCTATAATCAAAGAAACTGAAAAAATACTTGAAGTAGAAAGAAATAACAAAACAGATAAAGCTTTAAAAATAATAGCTGACCATGTTAGAGCGGCTACATTTCTTATAGGAGACGGTGTTCTTCCGTCTAATGAAGGAAGAGGATATATTCTTAGAAAACTCATAAGAAGAGCTTTTGGAGTGGCAAGTACCATAAAAGAAAGAATCTTTGAAAAAGAGGATATATTTTTATATAAATTAGTTCCTGTAGTTGTGGAAATAATGAGAGAAGCTTATCCTGAAATGGAATCAAAGATCGATTATATAGAAAAAGTAATGAAAATAGAAGAAGAAAAATTCACTGTTACTTTGAAAAACGGCGTGGAAATTCTGAAAGAAGAAGTAGAAAAATTGAAAAAAGAAGGAAAAGATAAATTTCCTTCGGAAATATCATTTAAGTTATATGATACATATGGTTTTCCTTTTGAGTTAACTAAGGAAGTACTGGAATATGAAGAAATAGAAGTATCTGAAGATGAATTTTTTGAAAAGCTTGAAGAACAGAAAATAAGATCAAAAAGCTCTAAAGAAACTATATCAGATATGATAAAAGATGAGTTTATAGATGAATTCTATGAGAAACACGGGAAAACACGTTTCATAGGATATGAAGAGACAGAAACAAAGGCAAAGGTACTGCATGTAAATAAAAGCCACGGGTCAAGCAATTATGAAATAATATTTGATAAAACTCCGTTTTATGCAGAATCAGGAGGACAAGTAGC
The Sebaldella sp. S0638 DNA segment above includes these coding regions:
- the lptB gene encoding LPS export ABC transporter ATP-binding protein, with the protein product MAYRTISIEANNLKKIYKKREVVKDVDLIVKKGEVVGLLGPNGAGKTTTFYMITGIIRPNQGIVKYNDENITDYPMYKRARLGLGYLPQEASIFRNLSVEENILSVLEMRGVKKKEREKIKDGLIEEFKLSHVSKNLGYSLSGGERRRVEIARTISTDPDFILLDEPFAGVDPIAVEDIQNIIIHLKDRGLGILITDHNVRETLKITERAYIMAEGRILIGGTSDEIANDELAKKVYLGGNFKLD
- the alaS gene encoding alanine--tRNA ligase — encoded protein: MTGNEIRKSFIDFFKSKEHKYFESASLIPDDKTLLLTVAGMVPFKSFFLGEKEAPFKRITTYQKCIRTNDLENVGVTTRHQTFFEMLGNFSFGDYFKKEAIFWSWEYITEILKLEPEKLWVSVYLDDDEAYNIWNKDVGIPEERIVRLGEEDNWWAAGPIGSCGPCSEIYIDLGEKMGCGNLDCKPGCDCDRYLEIWNLVFTEWNRLEDGSLIPLPEKNIDTGAGLERIAAVMQKKASNFDTDLFIPIIKETEKILEVERNNKTDKALKIIADHVRAATFLIGDGVLPSNEGRGYILRKLIRRAFGVASTIKERIFEKEDIFLYKLVPVVVEIMREAYPEMESKIDYIEKVMKIEEEKFTVTLKNGVEILKEEVEKLKKEGKDKFPSEISFKLYDTYGFPFELTKEVLEYEEIEVSEDEFFEKLEEQKIRSKSSKETISDMIKDEFIDEFYEKHGKTRFIGYEETETKAKVLHVNKSHGSSNYEIIFDKTPFYAESGGQVADTGIIDSIDLFEGKVVNVIKKKDIFIHEVELVKGIMPKVGDELTLKIDKFKRKDTQRNHTATHILHKALREVLGSHVEQSGSLVDPERLRFDFSHYEAVSPEQIEAIERIANQIVLENIELSVYNEDIETAKSRGAMALFGDKYGDEVRVVEIPQFSIELCGGTHVKSTGEIGLINIESESGIASGVRRITATTGYKSLDFVNSLEEAQKELAKSLKVEEKKIKEAVEKLKESYKDLEKNYNDLQMKFLKYEINELMGHIVEINGIKVLIKGFENKDNEELKEIVDRVKDKLKSGVVLIGANNGNAMFLAGVSKDLIGKVKAGDIVKEVAKIANGNGGGRPDFAQAGGKAGEKVYEALEFGKRYLEEKL